One segment of Mesoplodon densirostris isolate mMesDen1 chromosome 6, mMesDen1 primary haplotype, whole genome shotgun sequence DNA contains the following:
- the RPP25L gene encoding ribonuclease P protein subunit p25-like protein, whose product MEHYRKAGSVELPAPSPMPQLPPDTLEMRVRDGSKIRNLLGLALGRLEGGSARHVVFSGSGRAAGKAVSCAEIVKRRVPGLHQLTKLRFLQTEDSWVPTSPDAGLDPLTVRRHVPAVWVLLSRDPLDPSECGYQPPGAPPGLGPTPTSSSGPRPRRRARDTRF is encoded by the coding sequence ATGGAGCACTACCGGAAGGCTGGCTCTGTGGAACTCCCAGCACCTTCCCCGATGCCCCAGCTACCGCCTGATACCCTGGAGATGCGGGTCCGAGATGGCAGCAAAATCCGCAACCTGCTGGGCCTGGCGCTGGGGCGGTTGGAGGGCGGCAGTGCTCGGCATGTGGTGTTCTCAGGTTCTGGCCGGGCTGCAGGCAAGGCTGTCAGCTGTGCTGAGATTGTCAAGCGGCGGGTACCAGGCCTGCACCAGCTTACCAAGCTGCGCTTCCTGCAGACCGAGGACAGCTGGGTGCCAACCTCACCCGACGCAGGCCTAGATCCCCTCACGGTACGCCGCCATGTGCCTGCGGTATGGGTACTGCTCAGCCGAGATCCACTGGACCCCAGTGAGTGTGGCTACCAGCCCCCAGGGGCACCCCCTGGCTTGGGCCCCACACCTACCTCCAGCTCTGGCCCCCGACCCCGAAGAAGGGCTCGAGACACCCGGTTTTGA